Proteins encoded together in one Lysinibacter cavernae window:
- a CDS encoding FAD-dependent oxidoreductase produces MTLAAQQLRQLPIAVIGAGPIGLAAAAQAHERGLDVIVFEAGDHAGAAVASWGHTRLFSPWEFLVDAAAARLLDASDWDAPVATRIPHGRDLVESYLIPLSNTPELKPVIQYRSTVIAVSRQGMDKTRSAGREHAPFVLRVQTPTGTSSVAASAVIDTSGTYGTPNNLLSSGLEPTNNAAVRRFITGALPDVLGVDRHRFVGQHTVVVGAGHSAANTLLKLAELAATEANTRISWVIRSRTPQRVYGSAADELPARGELGGMVNALVDSGRVTLIDSYEIDNIVADASASGVVLNGRRAGEPYSVAANVVVNATGFRPNLDFLREIRLSLDEVIEAPRMLAPLIDPNMHSCGTVYPHGVDELAHPEPNFFIAGMKSYGRAPTFLLATGYEQVRSIADELAGNHAAARQVQLVLPETGVCMTVAPTADCSGEGAVNDSGDCSVDAATTAGSCGRETSALI; encoded by the coding sequence ATGACCCTCGCCGCCCAGCAACTTCGCCAACTACCGATTGCCGTGATCGGGGCGGGGCCAATCGGCCTTGCCGCTGCAGCCCAGGCGCACGAACGAGGCCTGGACGTCATCGTTTTCGAAGCCGGAGACCACGCCGGCGCGGCCGTCGCCAGCTGGGGTCATACCCGACTCTTTTCCCCGTGGGAGTTTCTTGTGGATGCCGCCGCAGCCCGACTCCTTGATGCGAGTGACTGGGACGCACCCGTCGCGACCCGCATCCCGCACGGCAGAGACCTCGTCGAGTCCTATCTGATTCCGTTGAGCAACACACCAGAGCTCAAACCCGTCATCCAGTACCGCAGCACGGTGATCGCCGTTTCACGCCAAGGCATGGACAAGACTCGGTCTGCGGGCCGAGAACACGCACCCTTTGTCCTCAGGGTGCAGACGCCAACCGGCACTTCGAGTGTTGCCGCCTCGGCAGTCATCGATACGTCAGGCACATACGGAACCCCGAACAACCTCCTCTCGTCGGGCCTCGAGCCGACCAACAACGCCGCAGTCAGACGCTTCATCACCGGAGCCCTTCCTGACGTGCTTGGTGTCGACCGTCATCGCTTCGTGGGGCAACACACCGTTGTGGTGGGCGCGGGTCACTCTGCGGCAAATACCCTCCTGAAACTGGCCGAACTTGCCGCGACCGAAGCCAATACACGGATTTCCTGGGTCATCCGTTCTCGCACGCCCCAGAGGGTCTACGGCTCGGCAGCTGATGAGCTGCCCGCACGAGGCGAACTTGGCGGCATGGTGAACGCACTGGTTGATTCGGGTCGGGTGACGCTGATCGATTCCTATGAAATCGATAACATCGTTGCGGATGCCTCAGCCAGCGGCGTTGTGTTGAACGGGCGCCGCGCAGGTGAGCCCTATTCCGTTGCTGCAAACGTGGTTGTCAACGCAACTGGGTTCAGGCCGAACCTTGATTTCCTGCGAGAAATCCGACTCTCGCTCGACGAGGTCATCGAAGCACCTCGGATGCTCGCCCCGCTCATTGATCCCAATATGCACAGCTGCGGCACGGTCTACCCACACGGTGTTGACGAGTTAGCGCATCCCGAACCCAACTTCTTCATCGCCGGGATGAAAAGCTATGGGCGCGCTCCGACGTTCCTGCTTGCGACCGGATATGAGCAGGTCCGTTCCATTGCGGATGAACTGGCCGGCAATCATGCTGCGGCACGTCAAGTGCAACTTGTGCTGCCCGAAACGGGTGTCTGTATGACGGTTGCGCCTACAGCAGACTGCTCAGGCGAGGGTGCCGTCAACGATTCGGGTGATTGTTCGGTCGATGCGGCCACAACGGCGGGGTCATGCGGCAGGGAAACGAGTGCGCTGATCTGA
- a CDS encoding arsenate reductase ArsC has product MNNRPTVLFVCVHNAGRSQMAAGFLAALTGESVTVLSAGSAPKDSVNPVAVTAMAEVGIDITKNIPKILTTEAVQTSDVVITMGCGDACPFFPGKRYEDWRLDDPAGQPLDAVRRIRDEIRARVEALIHSMSNTDAEGRAPQLPKPHSNPQEQS; this is encoded by the coding sequence ATGAATAACCGACCCACCGTTCTCTTTGTGTGCGTGCACAACGCGGGCCGCTCACAAATGGCCGCTGGGTTCCTCGCTGCTCTCACTGGTGAGTCCGTAACGGTATTGTCAGCAGGTTCTGCACCGAAGGACAGCGTCAACCCCGTTGCGGTGACCGCCATGGCCGAAGTTGGAATCGACATCACGAAGAACATCCCGAAGATACTCACGACGGAGGCCGTGCAGACCTCCGATGTGGTGATCACGATGGGCTGCGGCGACGCGTGCCCATTCTTTCCAGGCAAACGCTACGAGGACTGGAGACTTGACGACCCGGCAGGACAACCCTTGGACGCCGTGCGCCGCATCCGTGACGAGATTCGGGCACGGGTCGAGGCACTCATCCACAGCATGTCCAATACGGATGCCGAGGGCCGTGCCCCTCAGCTCCCAAAACCACACAGCAACCCCCAGGAGCAATCATGA
- the arsB gene encoding ACR3 family arsenite efflux transporter, producing the protein MTKTQRATHAPQLGVADRLLPLWILAAMGLGLAIAALLPEVGRFLQAFEIGSVSVPIAFGLLVMMYPVLAKVRYSDVRTVAGDKRLLWSSLVLNWLVGPALMFTLAWLLLPDLPEYRTGLIVVGLARCIAMVMIWNDLACGDREAAAFLVAINSVFQVVAFGALGWFYLQVLPAWLGLSTTSASFSFWAITASVLVFLGIPLATGYLSRRVGEAKRGREWYESVFLPRVSPFALYGLLFTIVLLFSLQGQQVIDHPVDVTSIALPLLAYFALMFAIGFLTGKAVGLPYARTSTLAFTAAGNNFELAIAVAVGTFGAASGEALAGIVGPLIEVPVLVGLVYVSLWLRGRIFPTSGTLAKHPAAHDTHPESIEAKELA; encoded by the coding sequence GTGACGAAGACCCAACGCGCTACACACGCGCCACAGCTGGGAGTTGCTGACCGCCTCCTCCCCCTGTGGATTCTTGCCGCCATGGGCCTCGGTCTCGCGATCGCCGCGCTCTTGCCCGAAGTCGGCCGCTTCCTGCAGGCCTTCGAGATCGGCTCGGTGAGCGTACCAATCGCGTTCGGACTGCTGGTCATGATGTATCCGGTTCTTGCAAAGGTGAGGTATTCGGATGTCCGCACGGTAGCGGGTGATAAGCGCCTACTCTGGTCGTCGCTCGTGCTCAACTGGCTCGTGGGTCCAGCTCTGATGTTTACGCTGGCATGGTTGCTGCTCCCTGACCTTCCCGAATACCGGACGGGCCTCATCGTTGTCGGCCTTGCTCGCTGCATCGCCATGGTCATGATCTGGAACGACCTGGCGTGTGGTGACCGCGAGGCAGCAGCGTTCCTCGTCGCCATCAACTCGGTGTTTCAGGTTGTTGCATTTGGGGCCCTTGGATGGTTTTACCTCCAGGTCCTACCAGCCTGGCTTGGCCTCAGCACCACCTCAGCTTCGTTTTCGTTCTGGGCCATTACCGCGAGCGTGCTTGTCTTTCTTGGTATCCCACTCGCCACTGGATACCTTTCGCGCCGCGTTGGTGAGGCCAAGCGGGGACGCGAATGGTACGAATCAGTATTCCTACCGAGGGTGAGCCCATTTGCGCTCTACGGTCTGCTGTTCACGATCGTGCTGTTGTTTAGCCTGCAAGGCCAACAGGTCATTGATCATCCCGTTGACGTTACAAGTATCGCGCTCCCACTACTCGCCTATTTTGCGCTGATGTTTGCGATCGGGTTCCTCACCGGCAAAGCCGTCGGACTCCCCTATGCGCGCACCAGCACCCTTGCATTCACGGCAGCCGGCAATAACTTCGAGCTTGCCATCGCGGTCGCCGTCGGCACTTTCGGAGCCGCAAGCGGCGAGGCCCTGGCCGGAATCGTCGGCCCGCTGATTGAGGTACCAGTACTCGTTGGGCTTGTCTATGTTTCTCTCTGGCTGCGCGGTCGAATCTTCCCAACATCTGGGACACTCGCCAAGCATCCGGCGGCTCACGATACTCACCCAGAATCCATCGAAGCGAAGGAACTTGCATGA
- a CDS encoding DUF1737 domain-containing protein: MTENQRLLYRLLTGPDDATFCARVSAALNEGYELYGSPSATFDGHHVIVAQAVILPRSSGTGSPDIHSI; the protein is encoded by the coding sequence ATGACGGAGAATCAGCGACTTCTGTACCGCCTCTTGACCGGCCCTGACGACGCGACGTTCTGCGCGCGCGTCTCAGCCGCACTGAATGAAGGCTACGAGCTCTACGGGTCACCCTCCGCAACGTTTGACGGCCATCATGTGATTGTTGCCCAAGCGGTCATCCTGCCTCGCTCGTCAGGAACTGGCTCGCCGGATATTCATTCAATCTGA
- a CDS encoding SDR family oxidoreductase, which translates to MANPLTPASLAGKRILVTGSSRGIGADTVSYFAEAGADVVINYRNKAARAEKLATSLRELGGRVLTVQADLTDPASVDGMLDNIRAEYGGLDVLVLNASGGMESGMAEDYALVLNRDSQLNLLTKALPLLSDGARVVFVTSHQAHFIKTVETMPEYEVVATSKRAGEDALRDLIPTLAERGIKFVVVSGDMIEGTITATLLERANPGAIDERKSSAGRLYNVSEFAAEVASAAVDAVPENNTRYVGDTSYFTKGS; encoded by the coding sequence GTGGCAAATCCACTCACCCCAGCATCCCTGGCCGGCAAGCGTATCCTCGTGACCGGCTCGTCGCGAGGCATTGGGGCTGATACGGTTTCTTACTTTGCCGAAGCCGGGGCGGATGTTGTGATCAACTACCGCAACAAGGCTGCCAGAGCCGAGAAGCTCGCAACGAGCCTCCGCGAGCTTGGCGGTCGCGTGCTGACGGTCCAGGCAGATCTCACCGACCCAGCGTCGGTTGACGGGATGCTCGACAACATTCGCGCTGAGTATGGCGGCCTCGATGTGCTCGTGTTGAATGCCTCTGGCGGCATGGAAAGCGGCATGGCGGAAGACTACGCCCTGGTTCTGAACCGCGATTCGCAGCTCAACTTGCTCACGAAGGCGCTCCCGCTGCTGAGCGATGGCGCCCGCGTGGTTTTTGTCACGAGCCACCAGGCGCACTTTATTAAGACCGTCGAGACGATGCCAGAGTACGAAGTTGTCGCAACGAGCAAGCGTGCGGGGGAGGACGCGTTGCGCGATCTGATCCCTACCCTTGCCGAGCGCGGAATCAAGTTTGTGGTTGTCTCCGGCGACATGATCGAGGGGACCATCACCGCGACGCTGCTTGAGCGGGCTAATCCAGGTGCCATTGACGAACGCAAGTCTTCGGCTGGGCGTTTGTACAACGTGAGTGAGTTTGCTGCCGAGGTCGCTTCCGCGGCAGTCGACGCGGTCCCAGAAAATAACACCAGGTACGTGGGGGACACCTCGTACTTCACCAAGGGCTCCTAA
- a CDS encoding NfeD family protein: protein MIEFVINHGWVAWLALALLFLVVEMLTLEFTGLMLATASLGGVVAGLTPMPFWAQVVLVAILALLLILFIRPPLLRWLKRDSDPTKSNVDALIGLSGTVISVIPQDGVGTVKLSNGDTWTASFAPGTLTALVPGQPIIVTQISGATAVVRPATTAEETL, encoded by the coding sequence ATGATTGAGTTTGTTATCAATCACGGATGGGTGGCCTGGCTCGCGCTGGCCCTCCTGTTTTTGGTCGTTGAGATGCTGACGCTCGAGTTCACCGGGCTCATGCTTGCAACCGCCTCACTTGGTGGTGTCGTTGCAGGTCTGACGCCGATGCCATTCTGGGCCCAAGTCGTGCTCGTTGCCATTCTTGCGCTGCTCCTCATTTTGTTCATTCGCCCTCCCCTGCTCCGCTGGCTCAAGCGCGACTCAGATCCGACCAAGAGCAACGTTGACGCCCTCATCGGTCTGTCAGGTACGGTCATCTCGGTTATTCCCCAAGACGGCGTTGGCACCGTGAAGCTGAGCAACGGCGACACCTGGACTGCTTCGTTCGCCCCCGGGACACTCACGGCGCTGGTTCCTGGACAGCCCATCATCGTTACCCAAATCAGCGGAGCAACAGCCGTTGTCCGCCCCGCCACTACAGCAGAGGAAACTCTATGA
- a CDS encoding SPFH domain-containing protein, which translates to MLVLLVILIIFVITVLVRSIRIIPQANAGVVERLGKYHKTLMPGLNVLVPFIDRVRPLIDMREQVVSFPPQPVITEDNLVVSIDTVVYFQVTDARAATYEIANYLGAVEQLTTTTLRNVVGGLNLEEALTSRDEINGQLRIVLDEATGKWGIRVGRVELKAIDPPLSIQDSMEKQMRAERDRRAVILTAEGTKQSAILEAEGARQAEILRAEGEAQAAVLRAQGEGQAISTVFQAIHEGNPDGPLLAYQYLQTLPKLAEGTANTLWVVPSELTNALNSVSNAFGGPAKEGDGPDGAAAPRQAPPKLPPFGTPAGS; encoded by the coding sequence ATGCTTGTGCTGCTTGTTATCCTAATCATCTTTGTGATTACGGTACTTGTCCGCTCAATTCGCATCATTCCGCAGGCTAACGCCGGCGTTGTCGAACGGCTTGGCAAATACCACAAGACGCTCATGCCAGGACTCAACGTACTTGTTCCCTTCATCGACAGGGTTCGTCCGCTCATTGACATGCGCGAACAGGTTGTTTCCTTCCCACCACAGCCGGTTATCACCGAAGACAACCTGGTCGTATCGATTGATACGGTTGTCTACTTCCAGGTTACGGATGCGCGTGCCGCCACCTACGAAATTGCCAACTACCTCGGCGCCGTTGAGCAGCTCACGACCACGACCCTTCGTAACGTTGTTGGTGGGCTCAACCTCGAGGAGGCGCTCACGAGCCGTGACGAGATTAACGGTCAACTTCGCATTGTGCTTGACGAGGCAACCGGCAAATGGGGAATCCGCGTCGGACGTGTAGAGCTCAAGGCAATTGACCCGCCCCTGTCGATCCAAGATTCAATGGAGAAGCAGATGCGCGCCGAGCGTGACCGCCGCGCCGTCATCCTGACAGCCGAGGGTACCAAGCAGTCGGCAATCCTCGAGGCGGAGGGTGCTCGTCAGGCCGAGATCCTTCGTGCGGAAGGAGAGGCGCAAGCCGCAGTCCTCCGCGCCCAGGGTGAAGGCCAGGCCATCAGCACGGTGTTCCAAGCTATCCACGAGGGTAACCCCGACGGTCCACTGCTTGCCTACCAATACCTGCAGACGCTGCCAAAACTCGCCGAAGGCACCGCAAACACACTGTGGGTGGTTCCGAGCGAACTCACCAACGCGCTCAACAGTGTGTCAAACGCATTTGGTGGACCGGCGAAGGAGGGCGACGGTCCCGATGGCGCCGCCGCGCCGCGCCAGGCCCCGCCGAAGCTTCCGCCGTTTGGCACGCCAGCCGGTTCCTAG
- a CDS encoding glycerophosphodiester phosphodiesterase family protein yields MTNTFWTGPRPRILAHRGFVLHPETSQGNSFAAIDAALEVSADVIIETDIQATADGVAVLLHDPHFTPAGGLAPIGIRAVQASALPSLELPDGQTVPTLRDALVQYPTARFNIDIKAALACVDVAAAINDARAWNRVLLTSFSRNRRLRTTQLLERPVATSASSREVAACLTAASVRSARQFRRASARFDALQIPERAGRIRVVTPRLVRFAHAAGKEIHVWTVNEPATMARLVAMGVDGIVTDRPDLAYRAIEGS; encoded by the coding sequence ATGACCAACACGTTTTGGACAGGCCCCCGGCCGCGCATCCTTGCGCACCGGGGGTTTGTGCTGCACCCAGAGACGTCGCAGGGAAACTCGTTTGCGGCAATTGATGCCGCACTCGAGGTTTCTGCAGACGTCATCATCGAGACGGATATCCAAGCAACGGCCGATGGTGTGGCTGTTCTCTTGCACGATCCGCATTTCACTCCTGCCGGTGGGCTGGCCCCGATCGGCATTCGCGCCGTACAGGCATCCGCGCTCCCGTCACTCGAACTACCAGACGGGCAGACGGTACCAACGCTGCGCGACGCCCTCGTTCAGTATCCAACCGCTCGATTCAACATCGACATCAAGGCCGCGCTTGCCTGTGTGGATGTCGCTGCCGCAATCAACGATGCGAGGGCCTGGAACCGCGTCCTGCTGACCTCGTTTAGCCGCAACAGGCGGTTACGCACAACCCAGCTTCTCGAACGGCCAGTGGCAACCAGTGCCTCCTCACGGGAAGTTGCTGCGTGTCTCACCGCGGCCTCTGTACGATCGGCTCGTCAGTTTCGGCGGGCCAGTGCACGGTTTGACGCCCTGCAGATCCCCGAGCGGGCCGGACGGATTCGCGTGGTGACCCCACGGCTCGTACGGTTTGCACATGCCGCCGGCAAAGAAATTCACGTTTGGACTGTCAACGAGCCTGCCACTATGGCTAGACTCGTGGCGATGGGAGTC